The following are encoded in a window of Mumia flava genomic DNA:
- a CDS encoding VOC family protein has protein sequence MSSIEMERRTTRDVATATMKIEVVVIPVSDVDRAKAFYSRLGWREDIDKSMSDDFRVVEFTPPGSPTSVIFGTGLTSAAPGSVRGLQLVVSDIEATRSDLVGREVEVSGIFHDSGGVFHHAGTAERVEGLAPERRSYGSFVSFEDPDGNEWIVQEVTARIPGRILWTSFGDSAALAEALRRAAAAHGEHEARTGHEDPGWPDWYAEYMVREQAGQELPT, from the coding sequence ATGAGCAGCATCGAGATGGAGCGACGCACGACCCGCGATGTCGCCACGGCGACGATGAAGATCGAGGTCGTCGTCATCCCGGTCAGCGACGTCGACCGCGCCAAGGCGTTCTACTCGCGACTGGGGTGGCGCGAAGACATCGACAAGTCCATGAGCGACGACTTCCGCGTCGTGGAGTTCACGCCGCCGGGGTCGCCCACGTCGGTGATCTTCGGGACCGGGCTGACGTCCGCGGCGCCCGGCTCCGTCCGGGGCCTCCAGCTCGTCGTGTCCGACATCGAGGCCACGCGATCCGACCTGGTCGGCCGCGAGGTCGAGGTGAGCGGGATCTTCCACGACTCGGGGGGCGTGTTCCACCACGCGGGTACGGCCGAGCGCGTCGAGGGTCTCGCGCCCGAGCGTCGGTCGTACGGATCGTTCGTGTCGTTCGAGGACCCTGACGGCAACGAGTGGATCGTCCAGGAGGTGACGGCGCGCATCCCGGGGCGGATCCTGTGGACCTCGTTCGGCGACTCCGCCGCGCTGGCGGAGGCGTTGCGGAGGGCGGCCGCGGCCCACGGCGAGCACGAGGCCCGCACCGGACACGAGGACCCGGGGTGGCCCGACTGGTACGCCGAGTACATGGTGCGCGAGCAGGCGGGCCAGGAGCTCCCGACGTGA
- a CDS encoding nuclear transport factor 2 family protein: MTTGDVDRLVAVQELRTLKARYCRLLGAGAWRELDPLFAPNGQVRVYDVDGHLTYFADAPDVGLTLSRRLGGAQVVVHAFSAELTIVSPTRADGVWAMEDHLIYPATGSDLGRRAHGFGHFHETYVRHDGRWLIRSLELTRIRVDRS; this comes from the coding sequence GTGACGACCGGCGACGTCGACCGCCTCGTCGCCGTGCAGGAGCTCCGCACGCTGAAGGCGCGGTACTGCCGCCTGCTCGGGGCCGGCGCCTGGCGCGAGCTGGACCCGCTGTTCGCACCGAACGGGCAGGTCCGCGTCTACGACGTGGACGGGCACCTGACGTACTTCGCCGACGCACCGGACGTGGGCCTGACGCTGAGCCGGCGGCTCGGCGGCGCCCAGGTCGTGGTGCACGCGTTCAGCGCCGAGCTCACGATCGTGTCGCCCACCCGCGCGGACGGGGTCTGGGCGATGGAGGACCACCTCATCTATCCGGCCACCGGCAGCGACCTCGGCCGCCGGGCGCACGGCTTCGGCCACTTCCACGAGACCTACGTGCGTCACGACGGCCGCTGGCTGATCCGCTCGCTCGAGCTGACCCGCATCCGGGTCGACCGGTCGTGA
- a CDS encoding nucleotidyltransferase family protein, with translation MRSDAANQKFPGSCTSAARARAKALRHRRRAINALVRDAGGRHVRVFGSVATGVDRDDSDIDLLFTMTKPMSLMALGRLEQKISDLVGVRVDLVPDSAVRPEFRDRIEAEAVPL, from the coding sequence ATGAGATCGGACGCAGCCAACCAGAAGTTTCCCGGCTCCTGCACTTCCGCGGCACGAGCGCGCGCAAAGGCCCTCCGGCACCGGCGCCGCGCCATCAATGCGCTCGTACGCGACGCCGGTGGGCGTCACGTACGAGTCTTCGGTTCGGTCGCCACGGGCGTTGATCGCGACGACTCCGATATCGACCTGCTGTTCACGATGACGAAGCCGATGAGCCTGATGGCCCTTGGTCGGCTCGAGCAGAAGATCAGCGACCTCGTCGGCGTGCGGGTGGATCTGGTCCCGGACAGCGCGGTGCGTCCTGAGTTTCGCGACCGCATCGAGGCCGAGGCCGTCCCGCTGTGA
- a CDS encoding DUF4387 domain-containing protein, which yields MSETTVPEAAAVETVAPDSVAPESVALGELALEVRSKNAGPFWVTMELFMRDAASYRLAADEAYVSEQVIAHLYRVDADDVQIFRIPSLNVVKISFPRPISQGSLRDRDMHAGQHHVPLALVRVPRPEA from the coding sequence ATGAGCGAGACCACCGTTCCCGAGGCCGCCGCGGTGGAGACCGTCGCGCCGGACTCCGTCGCACCAGAGTCCGTCGCCCTGGGCGAGCTCGCCCTCGAGGTCCGCTCGAAGAACGCCGGCCCGTTCTGGGTCACGATGGAGCTCTTCATGCGCGACGCGGCGTCGTACCGGCTCGCGGCCGACGAGGCGTACGTGAGCGAGCAGGTGATCGCGCACCTCTACCGGGTGGATGCCGACGACGTGCAGATCTTCCGGATCCCGTCGCTGAACGTCGTCAAGATCTCGTTCCCGCGGCCGATCAGCCAGGGCTCGCTGCGCGATCGCGACATGCACGCCGGGCAGCACCACGTACCCCTGGCACTGGTGCGCGTGCCGCGACCGGAGGCGTGA